A part of Bartonella quintana genomic DNA contains:
- a CDS encoding glutamate--cysteine ligase: MALDITDESEVYNLDSLVSYFQGGCKAENDWRIGTEHEKFPFYIDDFRPVPYEGSRGIRALLEGMQKALGWKPILDEGNIIGLVGSVDQGAISLEPGGQFELSGAPLKTIGHTYCEVMEHLALLKKISGPLGIGFLGIGASPKWTLAETPRMPKSRYRIMANYMPKVGYSGLDMMYRTSTVQVNLDFSSETDMRRKMQVSMKLQSIATALFASSPFTEGRPNGFLSWRSEVWCDTDKQRTGVLPFIFSEHFGFADYVEWALDVPMYFVVRDGHYYDCTHITFRQFMNGALKGKIANSMPTMGDWINHLSTLFPEVRLKRFLEMRGADCGSWKRICALSAFWVGLLYDSEALNEAETLTKDWCFEEVLDLRKRVPKEGLRAPFRQTVILEIARQAVAISRKGLKNRRQYDSDGFDETNFLTPLEEVIAMGQTDADKFLSLYHSVWDGTVEPVFLECAY, translated from the coding sequence ATGGCACTTGATATAACTGATGAAAGTGAAGTTTATAACTTAGATTCTTTGGTTAGCTATTTCCAAGGGGGATGTAAAGCAGAAAATGACTGGCGTATTGGTACTGAACATGAAAAATTTCCGTTCTATATAGACGATTTTCGTCCTGTTCCTTATGAAGGCTCAAGGGGAATCCGTGCACTTCTAGAGGGAATGCAAAAAGCTTTAGGATGGAAGCCTATTTTAGATGAAGGAAATATTATTGGACTTGTAGGATCAGTTGATCAAGGTGCTATTTCTTTGGAACCTGGGGGGCAATTTGAATTATCTGGTGCACCACTAAAAACGATTGGTCATACTTATTGCGAGGTGATGGAGCATTTAGCTCTTCTCAAGAAAATTTCAGGACCATTAGGCATTGGTTTTCTAGGTATTGGTGCTAGTCCAAAGTGGACATTAGCTGAAACCCCGCGAATGCCTAAATCACGTTATCGGATTATGGCCAATTATATGCCGAAAGTTGGTTATAGTGGTCTTGATATGATGTATCGTACATCAACTGTTCAGGTTAATCTTGATTTTTCATCTGAAACTGATATGCGGCGAAAAATGCAAGTATCAATGAAGTTACAGTCTATTGCAACAGCATTATTTGCGAGTTCACCTTTTACTGAGGGGCGCCCAAATGGTTTTTTATCTTGGCGTTCTGAAGTTTGGTGCGATACTGATAAGCAGAGGACTGGGGTTCTTCCCTTTATATTTTCTGAACATTTTGGTTTTGCGGATTACGTTGAATGGGCACTTGATGTACCGATGTATTTCGTTGTGCGTGACGGTCATTATTACGATTGTACACATATAACTTTTCGTCAGTTTATGAATGGGGCATTAAAAGGAAAGATTGCAAATTCAATGCCAACCATGGGAGATTGGATTAATCATCTATCGACTTTGTTTCCCGAAGTACGCCTAAAACGATTTTTAGAAATGAGAGGAGCCGATTGCGGTTCTTGGAAGCGTATTTGTGCGTTGTCGGCTTTTTGGGTTGGGCTTCTTTATGATAGTGAAGCGCTTAATGAGGCAGAAACTTTGACAAAAGATTGGTGTTTTGAAGAGGTTTTGGATTTGCGTAAACGTGTTCCTAAAGAGGGATTAAGAGCTCCGTTTCGTCAAACTGTAATTTTAGAAATAGCTCGTCAAGCTGTTGCTATTTCACGCAAGGGGTTAAAAAATCGTCGGCAATATGATTCGGATGGTTTTGATGAGACAAATTTTCTAACTCCTTTGGAAGAGGTGATTGCAATGGGCCAAACAGATGCTGATAAATTTTTATCTCTTTATCATTCTGTTTGGGATGGGACTGTGGAACCTGTATTTTTAGAATGCGCCTATTAA
- a CDS encoding L-cystine transporter, producing MTFNFFINLFLFVIFLLWLAQSRKMKWSLSLRVMLGLILGVIFGSILQVIYGEGEATLLKSIEWFNIVGDGYILLLQMIVMPLVFISIVSAVAHLHSVYAVGKMSIMIISILLFTTALSALVGIFVVNVFGLTANGLVSEGQNVSAISGVSISQLEDMSVPKMILSLIPKNPFAELSEVKRTSIISVVIFAAFLGAAVILLKKDDRDKGEKALSFIQVAQSWIMWLVRIVIALTPYGIFALMTKVGATSHIADILNLLVFVVASYVGIILMFGIHGVLLGISGINPFRFFRKVLPVLTFAFSGRSSAASIPLNIEAQTQWIGVPQSIASFAASFGATIGQNGCAGLYPAMLATMIAPSVGINPFDPTWIATLVGVVTLSSIGVAGVGGGAIFAALVVLPIMGLPVSLVAVLISIEPLIDMGRTTLNVSDSMLAGTVTSQILRTTDKSIFEK from the coding sequence ATGACATTTAATTTTTTCATCAATTTATTTCTATTTGTTATTTTTTTGTTATGGCTTGCCCAAAGTAGGAAGATGAAATGGAGTCTTTCACTACGTGTTATGCTAGGGCTTATCCTTGGCGTGATTTTTGGAAGTATTTTGCAGGTTATTTATGGAGAAGGTGAAGCTACTCTGTTAAAATCTATTGAATGGTTTAATATTGTAGGGGACGGCTATATTTTGTTATTGCAAATGATTGTTATGCCACTGGTTTTTATCTCTATCGTTTCAGCAGTTGCTCATTTGCATTCTGTTTATGCTGTTGGCAAAATGAGCATAATGATAATTTCAATATTGCTCTTTACAACTGCTCTTTCAGCATTGGTTGGTATTTTTGTAGTTAATGTTTTTGGATTAACAGCGAATGGTTTGGTATCTGAAGGGCAAAATGTTTCTGCTATTTCTGGGGTTAGTATTTCTCAACTTGAAGATATGAGTGTCCCAAAGATGATTTTATCTTTGATTCCTAAAAACCCATTTGCTGAGTTAAGTGAAGTCAAGCGTACATCGATTATCAGTGTTGTTATTTTTGCAGCGTTTTTAGGAGCTGCGGTTATTCTTTTAAAAAAAGATGATCGAGATAAAGGGGAAAAAGCGCTTTCATTTATTCAAGTGGCACAATCTTGGATTATGTGGTTAGTCCGTATTGTGATTGCTTTAACGCCTTACGGTATTTTTGCACTGATGACTAAGGTAGGAGCAACCTCACATATTGCAGATATTTTAAATTTATTGGTTTTTGTTGTTGCTTCCTATGTTGGTATTATCCTTATGTTTGGAATTCATGGTGTGTTGCTTGGCATATCAGGGATTAATCCATTTCGCTTTTTCAGAAAGGTTCTGCCAGTTTTGACATTTGCTTTTAGTGGTCGTTCAAGTGCTGCAAGTATTCCTTTGAATATTGAAGCACAAACGCAGTGGATTGGTGTACCGCAATCAATTGCGAGTTTTGCAGCTTCTTTTGGGGCAACGATTGGGCAAAATGGTTGTGCAGGTCTTTATCCAGCAATGCTTGCGACCATGATAGCACCATCTGTAGGAATTAACCCTTTTGATCCTACTTGGATTGCTACCCTTGTTGGGGTTGTAACATTGAGTTCTATTGGTGTTGCTGGTGTTGGTGGTGGTGCTATTTTCGCTGCATTGGTTGTGTTACCAATTATGGGGCTTCCTGTTTCTTTGGTTGCTGTGCTCATTTCTATTGAACCTCTCATTGATATGGGGCGTACAACTCTAAACGTAAGTGATTCAATGTTGGCTGGGACTGTAACGAGTCAAATTTTACGGACAACAGATAAAAGCATTTTTGAAAAATGA
- a CDS encoding methyltransferase domain-containing protein, with product MPHPLIFDHNRIEQFRKRAFQKAKKGYDFLLSSMAEDLYKRLSTVDRRFILALDLHSHTDLAVQALMKSGKVRSIERVETDILYQSYNTKFHVRHRELLDFPQNYCDLIVSLLSLQLTNDTPGVLSQIKNILKPDGLFLAVMTGAGTLRELRESLLQAESEIYGGVSPRIYPFADIRDAGALLQRIGFTLSVADVEEITIRYNTMFDLMHDLKAMGMQNALINRSRRPGSKRFFNRAAQIYAERFSDPDGRIRAHFSFIWLSGWTPDKN from the coding sequence ATGCCACATCCTTTAATCTTTGATCATAACCGCATTGAACAATTTCGCAAACGTGCTTTCCAAAAAGCAAAAAAGGGATACGATTTTTTACTGTCTTCCATGGCCGAAGACCTCTATAAACGTCTCAGTACTGTTGATCGGCGTTTTATATTAGCTCTAGATTTACACAGCCATACAGATCTTGCAGTGCAAGCTTTAATGAAATCAGGAAAAGTCCGTTCAATAGAACGCGTCGAAACCGACATACTCTATCAGAGTTATAATACAAAATTTCATGTACGCCATCGAGAATTGCTTGACTTTCCTCAAAATTATTGTGACCTCATCGTTTCGCTCCTTTCACTACAATTAACCAATGATACTCCTGGTGTTCTTAGCCAAATAAAAAATATTCTTAAACCAGATGGTTTATTCCTTGCTGTTATGACCGGAGCCGGTACATTAAGAGAATTACGCGAAAGTCTGCTGCAAGCTGAAAGTGAAATTTACGGTGGAGTTAGTCCAAGAATTTACCCCTTTGCTGATATTCGTGATGCAGGAGCTCTTTTACAGCGTATTGGTTTTACTTTATCCGTAGCGGATGTTGAAGAGATCACTATACGCTACAATACAATGTTTGACCTTATGCATGACCTTAAAGCTATGGGGATGCAAAATGCACTCATTAACCGGTCACGACGCCCTGGCTCTAAGCGCTTTTTTAACCGCGCTGCCCAAATTTACGCCGAACGATTTAGTGATCCAGATGGCCGCATTCGTGCACATTTTTCTTTCATCTGGCTCTCTGGTTGGACTCCTGATAAAAATTAA
- a CDS encoding ComF family protein — protein sequence MLRFRKLALNGGDILNKCIECLLTILYPPMCPGCKQRVSAYGAICSQCWKDLQFITKPYCPVMGIPFGCDMGDGFLSGEALQNLPPFSRVRSAIVHKGVGQALVTRLKYGDHIELASFMANWMVFAGREIIDDCDVIISIPLHFRRFFWRRYNQSAELARYIAVKKKKNFKPGWLVRCRNTRPQVNLSARERKLNVLNAFEVPRKVKKYLKGCSVLLVDDVFTTGATVTAAAATLKQAGAWQVDVLTFSRAFKEVSMFPNS from the coding sequence ATGTTACGCTTTCGAAAATTGGCTTTAAATGGCGGGGATATATTGAATAAGTGCATTGAGTGCTTGCTAACAATTCTCTATCCACCGATGTGCCCTGGATGTAAGCAAAGAGTTTCTGCTTATGGTGCCATTTGCTCTCAGTGTTGGAAAGATCTTCAATTTATCACAAAACCTTATTGCCCTGTTATGGGGATTCCTTTTGGTTGTGATATGGGGGATGGTTTTCTCAGTGGTGAAGCTCTTCAAAACCTCCCTCCTTTTTCGCGTGTTCGCTCTGCTATTGTTCATAAGGGGGTGGGGCAAGCTTTGGTAACGCGATTAAAGTATGGTGATCATATAGAACTGGCATCTTTCATGGCCAATTGGATGGTGTTTGCTGGACGTGAGATTATCGATGATTGTGATGTTATTATTTCCATCCCGTTGCATTTTCGCCGTTTTTTTTGGCGACGTTATAACCAATCTGCTGAGCTTGCTCGTTATATTGCAGTAAAAAAGAAAAAAAATTTTAAGCCGGGTTGGCTTGTGCGTTGTCGAAATACACGTCCACAGGTTAATTTATCTGCTAGGGAACGAAAACTTAATGTCCTGAATGCCTTTGAGGTGCCTCGGAAAGTTAAAAAATATCTAAAGGGATGTTCTGTTTTGCTGGTTGATGATGTTTTTACAACGGGTGCAACGGTTACGGCTGCTGCTGCGACATTAAAACAGGCAGGTGCGTGGCAGGTTGATGTTCTAACATTTTCGCGAGCTTTCAAAGAAGTTTCTATGTTTCCCAACTCTTGA
- the grxC gene encoding glutaredoxin 3: MKEVTLYTRPNCPYCAKARDLLDKKGVKYTDIDASTVLREEMVQRANGRNTFPQIFIGDYHVGGCDDLYALNAKGELNSLLQSVE; this comes from the coding sequence ATGAAAGAGGTAACACTTTATACACGTCCTAACTGTCCTTATTGCGCGAAAGCTCGTGATTTGCTTGATAAAAAAGGCGTGAAATATACAGATATTGATGCATCAACTGTTTTGCGCGAAGAAATGGTACAGCGCGCAAATGGGCGGAATACATTTCCACAAATTTTTATAGGTGATTATCATGTCGGTGGTTGTGATGATCTCTATGCTTTAAATGCTAAGGGAGAGCTTAATTCTTTGCTGCAAAGCGTGGAATAG
- the ubiG gene encoding bifunctional 2-polyprenyl-6-hydroxyphenol methylase/3-demethylubiquinol 3-O-methyltransferase UbiG, giving the protein MMNETRTTIDQNEIDRFSRIAAEWWNPKGKFRPLHQLNPTRLAYIREKICLAFNRDPVSLMPFENLKILDIGCGGGLLCEPMARLGAMVVGVDAAQTNIEVAKLHATQSDLSIDYRTTIAEALADKGEKFDIILNMEVVEHVADVDLFIAATAKMLKSQGVMFVSTLNRTWKAWGLAIVGAEYILRWLPKGTHDYKKFLKPQELKNLLSKNALTVIDEIGITYNPVNDSWNRSKDMDVNYLLLAKRP; this is encoded by the coding sequence ATGATGAATGAAACGCGCACCACAATTGATCAGAATGAAATTGATCGCTTTTCCCGTATTGCTGCAGAATGGTGGAATCCAAAAGGAAAATTTCGACCACTTCATCAACTCAATCCAACACGTCTTGCGTATATTAGAGAAAAAATCTGTTTAGCATTTAATCGTGATCCTGTTTCACTTATGCCCTTCGAAAATTTGAAAATTCTCGATATTGGCTGTGGGGGTGGTTTGTTATGCGAACCAATGGCGCGTCTTGGTGCTATGGTTGTGGGAGTTGACGCTGCGCAAACAAATATCGAAGTCGCAAAACTTCATGCAACCCAAAGCGACCTTTCAATTGATTATCGTACCACTATTGCAGAAGCGCTTGCTGATAAAGGAGAGAAATTTGATATTATCCTCAATATGGAAGTTGTTGAACATGTTGCTGATGTCGATCTCTTCATAGCAGCTACAGCAAAAATGCTCAAATCACAAGGGGTGATGTTTGTCTCAACGCTCAACCGCACTTGGAAAGCATGGGGATTAGCTATTGTAGGTGCTGAATACATTTTACGCTGGCTTCCAAAAGGAACCCATGACTATAAAAAGTTTCTAAAACCTCAGGAACTTAAAAATCTCTTATCAAAAAACGCTTTGACTGTTATCGATGAGATAGGCATTACGTATAATCCAGTAAATGATAGCTGGAATCGCTCAAAAGATATGGACGTTAACTATCTGCTTCTTGCAAAACGGCCTTAA
- a CDS encoding aspartate kinase, translating to MARIVMKFGGTSVANVERIHNVARHIKREVDAGNEVAVVVSAMAGKTNELVQWTRDASPMHKDADEYDVVVASGEQITAGLLALKLQAMGVNARSWLGWQIPIHTDNIHGSARITDINGSFLIQRFQEGQVAVIAGFQGLAPDNRISTLGRGGSDTSAVAIAAAVQADRCDIYTDVDGVYTTDPRIEPKARLLPKVAFEEMLEMASLGAKVLQVRSVELAMVHKVRTFVRSSFEDPDALGMDDPINSSGTLICDEDEILEQQNVTGIAFAKDEAQISLRRLADRPGISAAIFGPLAEERINVDMIVQNISEDGSKTDMTFTVPSVDVEKAVTLLEKNRKEIGFDVLQFERNLAKVSVIGIGMRSHAGVAATAFKALSEKGINIQAITTSEIKISILIDHAYTELAVRTLHALYGLDKG from the coding sequence ATGGCGCGGATTGTTATGAAATTTGGCGGAACATCTGTCGCAAACGTTGAGCGTATTCATAATGTTGCACGGCATATCAAAAGAGAGGTAGATGCAGGCAATGAGGTTGCGGTTGTGGTATCCGCAATGGCCGGTAAAACCAATGAGCTTGTTCAGTGGACGCGTGATGCTTCACCAATGCATAAAGATGCTGACGAATATGATGTGGTTGTTGCTTCTGGTGAACAAATAACGGCGGGTTTGTTAGCTCTGAAATTGCAAGCAATGGGAGTAAATGCTCGTTCATGGCTTGGTTGGCAAATTCCTATTCACACTGATAATATACATGGTAGTGCACGTATTACAGATATTAATGGATCTTTTTTAATACAGCGTTTTCAGGAAGGCCAAGTAGCAGTGATCGCTGGTTTTCAGGGATTAGCGCCAGATAATCGGATTTCTACTTTAGGGCGTGGTGGATCAGATACAAGTGCTGTTGCAATAGCGGCAGCTGTACAGGCAGATCGCTGTGATATTTATACAGATGTGGACGGTGTTTATACAACTGATCCACGCATAGAACCTAAGGCACGTCTTTTACCAAAAGTGGCTTTTGAAGAAATGTTGGAAATGGCTTCTCTTGGGGCAAAAGTTTTACAGGTTCGTTCTGTTGAATTGGCTATGGTTCATAAAGTCCGTACTTTCGTGCGCTCAAGTTTTGAGGATCCCGATGCGTTAGGCATGGATGATCCAATAAATTCTTCTGGAACACTTATTTGCGATGAGGATGAAATCTTGGAACAACAAAATGTTACTGGTATTGCTTTTGCTAAGGATGAAGCGCAAATTTCACTTCGCCGACTTGCTGATCGTCCAGGGATCTCTGCAGCAATTTTTGGACCCTTGGCTGAAGAGCGAATTAATGTTGATATGATTGTGCAAAATATTTCTGAAGATGGCTCAAAAACCGATATGACTTTTACTGTACCATCAGTAGATGTCGAAAAAGCTGTTACACTTCTTGAGAAAAATCGTAAAGAGATAGGGTTTGACGTTCTCCAATTTGAGAGAAATCTTGCCAAGGTGTCTGTTATTGGTATTGGAATGCGTAGCCATGCAGGTGTTGCGGCTACAGCATTTAAGGCTCTATCTGAAAAAGGTATTAATATTCAAGCAATTACGACTTCAGAGATTAAGATTTCTATTTTGATTGATCACGCTTACACTGAACTTGCGGTTAGAACATTACATGCTCTCTATGGACTTGATAAGGGATAA
- the nhaA gene encoding Na+/H+ antiporter NhaA, with protein MSALSSNRLPNRASLVTNRAFSALEGFLHVEAFSGIVLLLAAAAALIFANSQYASVYESLWHIPLGFNFGHFTLSWDLHFWVNDALMTVFFLVAGMEIRREIHEGALADFKQAILPIVSAIGGVCFPALIYLSFNFNSEHMHGWAVPTATDIAFALGILALLGKKIPANLHVILLSLAIIDDIIAVLIIAFFYSTNIDPSGLAIAIAGIALVLFFQWIGLASAWLYILPGAIIWWGLMITGVHPSLTGVILGMMTPVFPTRTLVAPLTILSNAMQILQEKNIKTDLHHISTALKKMRKGQRDMIAPVIRVQKTLHPWVAYGVMPIFAFANAGVSFANFDLSSHESFLVVLSVVIGLFIGKPLGIITASYLAVKSGLCRLPPHMTWTGILLIGFLAGIGFTMSIFVSMLAFKDIVLLDSAKIGVLCGSGLSALAGLGYGLIYIKRNKNKKVLHSLNGIK; from the coding sequence ATGTCTGCTTTATCCTCAAATCGCTTGCCAAATCGCGCCTCTCTTGTCACAAATCGAGCGTTCTCTGCTCTTGAGGGTTTTCTCCATGTTGAGGCTTTCAGTGGTATTGTTCTTTTATTAGCCGCTGCTGCCGCACTCATTTTTGCTAACTCTCAATATGCTTCTGTTTATGAATCGCTCTGGCATATTCCTCTTGGCTTTAATTTTGGCCATTTTACACTCTCATGGGATTTACATTTCTGGGTTAATGACGCTCTTATGACCGTTTTCTTTCTCGTAGCAGGAATGGAAATTCGGCGTGAGATTCATGAAGGCGCTCTCGCCGATTTTAAACAAGCAATTTTGCCAATAGTTTCAGCAATAGGTGGAGTTTGTTTTCCTGCACTTATTTATCTTAGCTTCAACTTTAACAGTGAACATATGCATGGTTGGGCTGTGCCAACAGCAACAGATATTGCCTTTGCGCTAGGTATTCTTGCTCTTCTTGGGAAAAAAATCCCTGCTAACCTTCATGTTATTCTCTTATCACTAGCAATTATTGATGATATTATCGCTGTTCTTATCATTGCTTTCTTCTATTCAACCAACATTGATCCTAGTGGGTTAGCCATTGCAATAGCAGGTATTGCTCTGGTGTTATTTTTTCAATGGATTGGGCTCGCATCGGCATGGCTTTACATTCTACCTGGTGCAATCATCTGGTGGGGTTTAATGATCACAGGCGTTCATCCATCACTGACGGGCGTGATTTTAGGTATGATGACTCCGGTTTTTCCTACGCGTACTCTTGTAGCTCCGCTTACAATACTGAGCAACGCCATGCAAATCCTTCAAGAAAAAAATATAAAAACAGACCTGCATCATATCTCAACTGCATTAAAAAAAATGCGCAAAGGACAACGCGATATGATTGCACCAGTAATACGTGTTCAGAAGACATTGCATCCATGGGTTGCATACGGTGTGATGCCAATTTTTGCCTTTGCAAATGCTGGTGTTAGTTTTGCAAATTTTGATCTTTCTTCTCATGAATCATTCTTGGTTGTTCTTAGTGTTGTAATAGGTCTCTTTATTGGTAAACCTTTGGGTATTATTACTGCTAGCTATCTGGCAGTAAAATCAGGGTTATGCCGATTGCCTCCCCATATGACATGGACAGGGATTCTGTTGATTGGATTTTTAGCAGGAATTGGCTTTACAATGTCTATCTTCGTTTCAATGCTCGCTTTCAAAGATATTGTCCTGTTGGATTCTGCAAAAATTGGTGTTCTCTGTGGATCTGGTTTATCTGCTCTTGCCGGCCTTGGATATGGGCTCATTTATATCAAACGTAATAAAAATAAAAAAGTACTTCATAGTCTCAATGGAATCAAATAG
- a CDS encoding SLC13 family permease yields MTENQIMAFSIIGLMMIIFIWDRFRYDLVAIFTLLISCIVGLVSPKEAFSGFSSDIVIIVGSVFIVSTTVSRSGIMEFIIQRIWPEVKSVRLQLAFLVISVVLLSMFVKNIGALAIMLPIAFQFARRSEVAPSVFLMPMAFGSLLGGLMTQIGTSPNVVISAMRERLSGAPFTMFDFTPVGAAVATAGILYLVFFSWRLPVRARSGVSFDDVIDIRNYVSEVHIPINSPIVGKTIVDLVKPSGGDVMVVQIIRNKVSISPLPDFVLSENDIVLLEGSHTGLDSVMNAARLEFSTGRTISTGDKDSDIDIVEAVITHNSPLIGISAKGFSLFDRYNVNLLALSRQHERVRGRLGDIDFYLGDVIVLQGQDMIIPKLLRELKCLPLAKRNIVFGNLRHGFVSLAILFIAIIFTAFQIVPVAFSFFSAAAAMVIFRVLPARDLYQALDGQILVLLAALIPVSEALEKTGCTDLIGQWLSQLAVFFPPFGALALMLITAMLVTPFLNNAATVMMVAPIASSFAHSLHYKPEAFLMAVAIGAGCEFLTPIGHQSNMLVMAPGGYRFSDYPRFGAPLAVLIVIVAVPMLMWIWPLQ; encoded by the coding sequence ATGACAGAAAATCAAATAATGGCTTTTTCTATCATTGGTCTCATGATGATCATTTTTATTTGGGATCGGTTCCGTTATGATCTTGTTGCTATTTTTACATTATTGATTTCTTGCATTGTCGGCCTTGTCAGCCCGAAGGAGGCGTTTAGCGGTTTTAGTAGTGATATTGTTATTATTGTGGGGAGCGTGTTTATTGTCAGTACGACTGTATCACGTTCTGGTATAATGGAATTTATTATCCAACGGATCTGGCCAGAGGTGAAATCTGTGCGCCTTCAATTGGCTTTTTTGGTTATTTCTGTGGTACTTTTATCAATGTTTGTTAAAAACATTGGTGCTTTGGCTATCATGCTTCCAATTGCTTTTCAATTTGCTCGTCGTTCTGAGGTTGCACCTTCTGTTTTTTTGATGCCAATGGCATTTGGTTCTTTGTTGGGTGGTCTTATGACACAGATAGGGACTTCCCCCAATGTCGTTATTTCAGCGATGCGAGAACGTTTATCAGGGGCTCCTTTTACCATGTTTGATTTTACACCGGTTGGTGCAGCAGTTGCTACTGCTGGTATTTTATATTTGGTCTTTTTTTCTTGGCGTTTACCTGTGCGTGCACGTTCAGGTGTTTCGTTTGATGATGTGATTGATATTCGAAATTATGTTTCGGAAGTGCATATTCCAATAAATTCACCGATTGTAGGAAAAACCATTGTTGATCTCGTTAAGCCATCAGGTGGTGATGTCATGGTAGTTCAAATCATTAGAAACAAAGTATCTATTTCACCACTGCCAGATTTTGTTTTATCTGAAAACGATATTGTTTTGCTGGAAGGTTCGCATACAGGGCTAGATAGCGTGATGAATGCTGCTCGTTTAGAATTTTCTACTGGTCGAACTATTTCCACGGGTGATAAGGACAGCGACATTGATATTGTGGAAGCAGTCATCACACATAATTCCCCGCTTATAGGTATCAGTGCGAAAGGTTTTTCACTCTTTGATCGCTATAATGTGAATTTGCTTGCATTAAGTCGTCAACATGAAAGGGTGCGTGGGAGGCTTGGTGATATTGATTTTTATCTTGGTGATGTGATTGTTCTGCAGGGACAGGATATGATTATCCCAAAGTTGCTACGGGAACTGAAATGTTTGCCCTTAGCAAAACGTAATATTGTGTTTGGTAATTTACGGCATGGTTTTGTCTCTTTAGCTATTTTATTTATAGCAATTATTTTTACGGCTTTTCAGATCGTTCCAGTTGCATTTTCTTTTTTTTCTGCTGCCGCTGCAATGGTTATCTTTCGGGTTTTGCCAGCGCGTGACTTATATCAGGCATTAGATGGCCAAATATTAGTATTATTAGCAGCACTTATTCCAGTGAGTGAAGCACTAGAAAAGACGGGATGCACGGATCTTATAGGTCAGTGGCTCAGTCAATTAGCGGTATTTTTTCCACCATTTGGTGCATTAGCGCTTATGTTGATTACAGCTATGTTGGTAACGCCATTTTTGAACAATGCAGCAACAGTGATGATGGTAGCACCAATCGCGTCAAGTTTTGCTCACTCTCTTCATTATAAGCCTGAAGCTTTTCTGATGGCTGTTGCGATTGGTGCAGGGTGTGAGTTTCTCACACCTATTGGACATCAAAGTAATATGCTTGTAATGGCGCCAGGAGGATATCGTTTTAGTGATTACCCCCGCTTTGGTGCTCCTTTGGCGGTATTAATAGTCATTGTTGCGGTTCCAATGCTTATGTGGATTTGGCCATTACAATAG
- a CDS encoding tetratricopeptide repeat protein, translated as MSYDSFIAEVNAEFRQEKALAFWRRYGFSVIVAAIIFVLMIVIYQIYHYEQMKKAGHIGDAFMKVLDFADTRHFDEAMKQLKNVKASNFGGYPFLARMREASLLMEQGDAVKSVEAFDSVAADEKAPPILRKVAKIRAAYILVDTGTLDDVKKRVKDMENDIDPMRISAREALGLAAYKADKMDEAVDYFRKISKEGVLGSKATERARIMLELMQAEGKADKE; from the coding sequence ATGTCGTATGATAGTTTTATTGCTGAAGTTAATGCAGAGTTTCGTCAGGAAAAAGCTCTCGCTTTCTGGAGACGTTATGGTTTTTCGGTTATTGTTGCAGCCATTATTTTTGTGTTGATGATAGTCATTTATCAAATTTACCATTATGAGCAAATGAAGAAAGCTGGTCATATTGGTGATGCATTTATGAAAGTCCTTGATTTTGCGGATACACGTCATTTTGATGAGGCGATGAAGCAATTGAAAAATGTGAAAGCTTCTAACTTTGGGGGATATCCTTTTCTTGCTCGTATGCGTGAGGCTTCTTTACTTATGGAACAAGGTGATGCTGTTAAATCTGTGGAAGCTTTTGATTCTGTCGCTGCTGATGAAAAAGCACCGCCAATTTTGCGAAAAGTTGCAAAAATTCGGGCAGCTTATATTTTGGTTGATACAGGGACTTTGGATGACGTCAAAAAACGGGTCAAAGACATGGAAAATGATATTGACCCTATGCGTATATCTGCAAGAGAGGCTTTGGGCTTAGCTGCTTATAAAGCTGATAAAATGGATGAAGCGGTTGATTATTTTAGGAAGATCTCTAAAGAAGGTGTTCTAGGATCAAAAGCAACAGAGAGGGCACGAATTATGCTTGAGCTTATGCAAGCTGAGGGCAAGGCAGACAAGGAATAA